One window of the Trifolium pratense cultivar HEN17-A07 linkage group LG2, ARS_RC_1.1, whole genome shotgun sequence genome contains the following:
- the LOC123911338 gene encoding pyruvate kinase isozyme G, chloroplastic-like isoform X1 → MAATIHLSSTASSLFNNINLTSSNSISQKQLPFHSKPPPSKRSSTLTIAQLTSPPPPPPGNDYYNNSSLLYGIGRTVEGSDERTKTKIVCTIGPSTSSRDMIWKLADMGMNVARLNMSHGDHTSHQKTIDFVKQYNSQFQDRVISIMLDTKGPEVRSGDVPQPILLKEGQTFNFTNNRGVCTQDTVSVNYDDFVNDVEDGDVLLVDGGMMSLVVKSKTKDLVKCEVIDGGELKSRRHLNVRGKSATLPSITEKDWEDIKFGVDNQVDFYAVSFVKDARVVYELKDYLKRHNADIHVIVKIESADSIPNLHSILSASDGAMVARGDLGAELPIEEVPLLQEDIIRRCRRMQKPVIVATNMLESMIIHPTPTRAEVSDIAIAVRQGADAVMLSGETAHGKFPLKAVKVMHAVAVRNESTVLRSDAYPNHLSSHKSHMGEMFAFHATTMSNTLNTPIIVFTRTGSMAILLSHYRPYSTIFAFTNERRIKQRLGLYHGVMPIYMQFSNDAEETFARALKLLLSKGHLNEGQYVTLVQSGAQPIWRDESIHHLQVREVHE, encoded by the exons ATGGCAGCAACTATTCATCTTTCTTCCACTGCGTCTTCTCTATTCAACAATATCAATCTCACTTCCTCCAATTCAATCTCTCAAAAACAACTTCCATTTCATTCTAAGCCCCCTCCATCCAAACGCAGCTCAACTCTCACCATAGCCCAACTAAcctctcctcctcctcctcctcct GGCAATGACTACTACAACAACTCTTCTTTACTTTATGGTATAGGAAGAACAGTTGAAGGATCAGATGAACGCACCAAAACTAAAATCGTTTGTACAATTGGTCCGTCTACTAGCTCACGTGACATGATTTGGAAACTTGCAGATATGGGAATGAATGTTGCACGTTTGAATATGTCACATGGAGACCACACTTCCCACCAGAAAACTATTGATTTTGTTAAACAATACAATTCTCAATTTCAAGACAGAGTTATCTCCATCATGCTTGATACCAAG GGTCCTGAAGTTAGAAGTGGGGATGTGCCACAACCAATATTACTCAAAGAGGGGCAAACATTCAATTTCACTAATAATAGAGGGGTTTGCACACAAGATACTGTTAGTGTTAATTATGATGATTTTGTCAATGATGTTGAGGATGGAGATGTACTTCTCGTCGATG GAGGAATGATGTCTCTTGTTGTTAAGTCAAAGACAAAAGACTTGGTTAAATGTGAAGTAATTGATGGCGGAGAGCTGAAATCTAGGCGCCATTTGAATGTCCGTGGAAAAAGTGCAACACTTCCTTCCATAACTG AGAAGGACTGGGAAGATATCAAGTTTGGGGTAGACAATCAAGTAGACTTCTATGCTGTATCATTTGTCAAGGATGCTAGAGTGGTTTATGAGTTAAAAGACTATCTcaaaa GACACAATGCTGATATACATGTGATTGTAAAAATTGAAAGTGCAGATTCAATACCAAATCTTCATTCCATACTTTCAGCTTCAGATGGG GCTATGGTTGCTCGTGGGGACCTTGGAGCTGAACTTCCGATCGAGGAAGTTCCTTTATTGCAG GAGGACATCATTAGAAGATGTCGCAGAATGCAAAAACCAGTTATTGTGGCAACAAATATGCTCGAAAGCATGATTATTCATCCGACACCAACTAGGGCGGAAGTTTCAGACATTGCTATTGCAGTAAGACAAGGTGCTGATGCTGTCATGCTTTCAGGAGAAACTGCACATGGAAA ATTTCCACTGAAAGCTGTTAAAGTTATGCATGCCGTGGCTGTAAGGAATGAATCTACTGTTTTAAGAAGTGATGCTTATCCTAATCATTTGAGTTCCCACAAG AGCCATATGGGAGAAATGTTTGCTTTCCATGCAACAACTATGTCTAATACTCTTAATACTCCTATTATTGTGTTCACCAGAACTGGATCCATGGCTATTCTTTTGAGCCATTATAGGCCCTACTcgacaatatttgcattcacaAATGA AAGAAGGATTAAGCAAAGGTTGGGACTTTATCATGGTGTGATGCCTATATACATGCAATTTTCAAATGATGCTGAGGAGACTTTTGCTAGAGCTCTAAAGCTACTATTG AGTAAAGGTCATTTAAATGAGGGACAATATGTTACTCTTGTTCAAAGCGGAGCGCAACCAATTTGGCGTGATGAATCCATTCACCACCTTCAAGTTCGCGAGGTTCATGAATAA
- the LOC123911338 gene encoding pyruvate kinase isozyme G, chloroplastic-like isoform X2, giving the protein MAATIHLSSTASSLFNNINLTSSNSISQKQLPFHSKPPPSKRSSTLTIAQLTSPPPPGNDYYNNSSLLYGIGRTVEGSDERTKTKIVCTIGPSTSSRDMIWKLADMGMNVARLNMSHGDHTSHQKTIDFVKQYNSQFQDRVISIMLDTKGPEVRSGDVPQPILLKEGQTFNFTNNRGVCTQDTVSVNYDDFVNDVEDGDVLLVDGGMMSLVVKSKTKDLVKCEVIDGGELKSRRHLNVRGKSATLPSITEKDWEDIKFGVDNQVDFYAVSFVKDARVVYELKDYLKRHNADIHVIVKIESADSIPNLHSILSASDGAMVARGDLGAELPIEEVPLLQEDIIRRCRRMQKPVIVATNMLESMIIHPTPTRAEVSDIAIAVRQGADAVMLSGETAHGKFPLKAVKVMHAVAVRNESTVLRSDAYPNHLSSHKSHMGEMFAFHATTMSNTLNTPIIVFTRTGSMAILLSHYRPYSTIFAFTNERRIKQRLGLYHGVMPIYMQFSNDAEETFARALKLLLSKGHLNEGQYVTLVQSGAQPIWRDESIHHLQVREVHE; this is encoded by the exons ATGGCAGCAACTATTCATCTTTCTTCCACTGCGTCTTCTCTATTCAACAATATCAATCTCACTTCCTCCAATTCAATCTCTCAAAAACAACTTCCATTTCATTCTAAGCCCCCTCCATCCAAACGCAGCTCAACTCTCACCATAGCCCAACTAAcctctcctcctcctcct GGCAATGACTACTACAACAACTCTTCTTTACTTTATGGTATAGGAAGAACAGTTGAAGGATCAGATGAACGCACCAAAACTAAAATCGTTTGTACAATTGGTCCGTCTACTAGCTCACGTGACATGATTTGGAAACTTGCAGATATGGGAATGAATGTTGCACGTTTGAATATGTCACATGGAGACCACACTTCCCACCAGAAAACTATTGATTTTGTTAAACAATACAATTCTCAATTTCAAGACAGAGTTATCTCCATCATGCTTGATACCAAG GGTCCTGAAGTTAGAAGTGGGGATGTGCCACAACCAATATTACTCAAAGAGGGGCAAACATTCAATTTCACTAATAATAGAGGGGTTTGCACACAAGATACTGTTAGTGTTAATTATGATGATTTTGTCAATGATGTTGAGGATGGAGATGTACTTCTCGTCGATG GAGGAATGATGTCTCTTGTTGTTAAGTCAAAGACAAAAGACTTGGTTAAATGTGAAGTAATTGATGGCGGAGAGCTGAAATCTAGGCGCCATTTGAATGTCCGTGGAAAAAGTGCAACACTTCCTTCCATAACTG AGAAGGACTGGGAAGATATCAAGTTTGGGGTAGACAATCAAGTAGACTTCTATGCTGTATCATTTGTCAAGGATGCTAGAGTGGTTTATGAGTTAAAAGACTATCTcaaaa GACACAATGCTGATATACATGTGATTGTAAAAATTGAAAGTGCAGATTCAATACCAAATCTTCATTCCATACTTTCAGCTTCAGATGGG GCTATGGTTGCTCGTGGGGACCTTGGAGCTGAACTTCCGATCGAGGAAGTTCCTTTATTGCAG GAGGACATCATTAGAAGATGTCGCAGAATGCAAAAACCAGTTATTGTGGCAACAAATATGCTCGAAAGCATGATTATTCATCCGACACCAACTAGGGCGGAAGTTTCAGACATTGCTATTGCAGTAAGACAAGGTGCTGATGCTGTCATGCTTTCAGGAGAAACTGCACATGGAAA ATTTCCACTGAAAGCTGTTAAAGTTATGCATGCCGTGGCTGTAAGGAATGAATCTACTGTTTTAAGAAGTGATGCTTATCCTAATCATTTGAGTTCCCACAAG AGCCATATGGGAGAAATGTTTGCTTTCCATGCAACAACTATGTCTAATACTCTTAATACTCCTATTATTGTGTTCACCAGAACTGGATCCATGGCTATTCTTTTGAGCCATTATAGGCCCTACTcgacaatatttgcattcacaAATGA AAGAAGGATTAAGCAAAGGTTGGGACTTTATCATGGTGTGATGCCTATATACATGCAATTTTCAAATGATGCTGAGGAGACTTTTGCTAGAGCTCTAAAGCTACTATTG AGTAAAGGTCATTTAAATGAGGGACAATATGTTACTCTTGTTCAAAGCGGAGCGCAACCAATTTGGCGTGATGAATCCATTCACCACCTTCAAGTTCGCGAGGTTCATGAATAA
- the LOC123911337 gene encoding protein NRT1/ PTR FAMILY 7.3 has product MSSLELELSKENKFMEESESESEELTLDGSVDFNGRPAIRAKSGRWGAGIIILLNQCLATLAFFGIGVNLVVFLTRVVGQNNAEAANNVSKWTGTVYIFSLVGAFLSDSYWGRYKTCAVFQVIFVIGLMSLSLSSYLFLIKPKGCGNQTIQCGKHSSWEMGMFYLSIYLIALGNGGYQPNIATFGADQFDEEHSKEGHNKVAFFSYFYLALNFGQLFSNTILVYFEDEGMWALGFWLSAGCAFAALILFLVGTPRYRHFKPSGNPLARFCQVLVAASRKLKVQMPSNGEDLYNMDTKECSANMNRKILHTHGFKFLDRAAFISSRDLDNQKVASYNPWRLCPVSQVEEVKCILRLLPIWLCTIIYSVVFTQMASLFVEQGAAMKTTVSNFKVPPASMSSFDIISVAVFIFFYRRILDPFVGKLKKSDSKGLTELQRMGVGLVIAVIAMVSAGIVECYRLKHANQDCRHCKDSSTLSIFWQIPQYAFIGASEVFMYVGQLEFFNAQTPDGLKSFGSALCMTSISLGNYVSSLLVSIVMKISTEDHMPGWIPGNLNKGHLDRFYFLLAALTSMDLIAYIACAKWYKSIQLGEKRKENDEPSSLIV; this is encoded by the exons ATGTCTTCCTTAGAGTTAGAACTCTCTAAAGAG AACAAGTTCATGgaagaatcagaatcagaatcagaagaATTGACTCTTGATGGAAGTGTTGATTTCAATGGCCGTCCTGCAATCAGAGCTAAATCTGGAAGATGGGGAGCTGGAATCATCATTCTCT TGAACCAATGTCTGGCAACTCTTGCATTCTTTGGGATTGGAGTGAACCTAGTGGTATTCCTGACAAGGGTGGTAGGACAAAATAACGCAGAAGCCGCTAACAATGTTAGCAAATGGACTGGAACTGTTTACATCTTCTCTCTTGTGGGAGCTTTCCTTAGTGATTCTTATTGGGGAAGATATAAAACATGTGCCGTCTTTCAGGTCATTTTTGTAATT GGTCTAATGTCCTTATCCTTATCGTCGTACCTCTTCTTGATTAAACCTAAAGGCTGTGGGAATCAAACAATTCAATGTGGAAAACATTCAAGTTGGGAGATGGGGATGTTCTACCTATCAATCTATCTCATTGCCTTAGGGAATGGAGGGTATCAACCAAATATTGCCACATTCGGGGCTGATCAGTTTGACGAGGAGCACTCGAAGGAGGGTCATAATAAAGTAGCATTCTTTAGCTACTTCTACCTAGCTTTGAACTTTGGCCAGCTCTTTTCAAACACCATTCTGGTCTATTTCGAAGATGAAGGAATGTGGGCTCTCGGTTTCTGGTTGTCTGCAGGCTGTGCCTTTGCTGCATTGATACTGTTTCTTGTAGGCACCCCGAGGTACCGACATTTCAAGCCAAGTGGCAACCCTCTGGCCAGGTTCTGCCAAGTCCTCGTCGCTGCGTCGAGGAAGTTGAAAGTTCAAATGCCATCAAATGGAGAGGATTTGTACAACATGGATACAAAGGAGTGTTCCGCCAATATGAACAGAAAAATCCTCCACACACATGGGTTCAA GTTCTTGGATAGGGCAGCGTTTATTTCTTCGAGAGATCTTGATAACCAAAAAGTCGCAAGTTACAACCCATGGCGTCTTTGTCCTGTAAGTCAAGTTGAAGAAGTGAAGTGCATACTGAGACTCCTTCCGATTTGGCTCTGCACCATAATATACTCTGTGGTTTTCACACAAATGGCTTCTCTTTTTGTGGAGCAAGGTGCTGCTATGAAAACCACTGTTTCCAATTTCAAAGTACCGCCAGCTAGTATGTCTAGCTTTGATATCATCAGTGTTGCtgtcttcattttcttttaccGTCGAATTCTTGATCCATTTGTGGGAAAACTCAAAAAGTCAGATTCTAAGGGACTTACAGAACTTCAGAGAATGGGAGTTGGACTTGTTATAGCTGTAATAGCAATGGTTTCAGCTGGAATAGTTGAATGCTATAGACTTAAGCATGCAAACCAAGACTGCCGCCACTGCAAAGACTCGAGTACTTTGAGCATCTTCTGGCAAATCCCTCAGTATGCATTTATAGGAGCTTCTGAGGTGTTTATGTATGTAGGGCAGTTAGAGTTCTTCAACGCTCAGACACCTGATGGCTTAAAGAGTTTCGGAAGTGCGCTTTGCATGACATCAATTTCCCTTGGCAACTATGTAAGTAGCTTACTTGTCAGTATAGTTATGAAGATCTCTACCGAAGATCATATGCCGGGTTGGATCCCAGGAAACCTCAATAAAGGTCACCTAGATAGGTTTTACTTCCTCTTAGCAGCCTTGACATCAATGGACTTGATCGCCTATATTGCATGTGCAAAGTGGTACAAGAGTATACAGCTAGGTGAGAAACGCAAAGAGAATGATGAGCCAAGTAGCCTCATAGTCTAA